In Deinococcus sp. KNUC1210, a single genomic region encodes these proteins:
- a CDS encoding glycoside hydrolase family 5 protein: protein MWLPDDPGQPRPMEDFARDAVTSGYRRGYEELAYALYSGDSTGLPSYYQEGALSDAHLVTQQTRLAEFADWDHQLTLHFYAPDGATVSFTDQYWYAQGEDEGKRLTIPRLARRTVDVVMALDDGNWRVHHWRVLADTPAQADRISFPDLAGQLARIRGVNYEARSAPFAALWTSLNADEVESDFARIHGLGLNTVRVFVPYPLPADAPNTLKALLDAAGRHELKVIPTLLDGYTAYRLADLPRILTMLETLQPQLSRPEVLAVDLKNEADLDAGKADWTRLRFVLGLLADQTRTLSRKAVTVGLIVPDAALAQHLDFVTVHSYAAPGQTATLLQSAKKLQRPVLLEEFGYHTQANKLPDPHTEADQAWHYRQTLDLSARERVGWLAWTLFDLPKGAVPGNRPVERHLGMLRGDGTEKPAALVVMGGRPAPPDGLTG from the coding sequence ACGCCGTCACCAGCGGCTACCGGCGAGGGTACGAGGAACTGGCCTACGCGCTGTACAGCGGCGACAGCACCGGCCTGCCTTCCTACTATCAGGAGGGGGCACTCTCCGACGCCCACCTCGTGACCCAGCAGACCCGGTTGGCCGAATTCGCCGACTGGGATCATCAGCTGACCCTGCACTTCTACGCCCCGGACGGCGCTACCGTGTCGTTTACCGATCAGTACTGGTACGCGCAGGGCGAGGACGAAGGCAAACGGCTGACGATTCCCCGGCTGGCCCGCCGCACCGTCGATGTGGTGATGGCGCTCGACGACGGCAACTGGCGCGTTCACCACTGGCGCGTGCTGGCCGACACCCCGGCACAGGCCGACAGGATCAGTTTTCCAGACCTCGCGGGGCAGCTCGCCCGCATTCGCGGCGTCAATTACGAGGCCCGCAGCGCTCCCTTTGCGGCCCTCTGGACATCGCTGAACGCCGATGAAGTGGAGAGCGACTTTGCCCGAATACACGGTCTGGGCCTGAATACCGTGCGGGTGTTCGTTCCCTATCCGCTGCCCGCAGACGCCCCGAACACCCTGAAAGCCCTGCTGGACGCGGCGGGGCGACATGAATTGAAGGTCATTCCCACGTTGCTGGACGGCTATACCGCGTACCGCCTCGCCGATCTGCCGAGAATTCTGACGATGCTGGAGACGCTGCAACCCCAGCTCAGCCGCCCCGAAGTGCTGGCTGTGGACCTGAAAAACGAGGCCGATCTGGATGCAGGCAAGGCCGACTGGACGCGGCTGAGATTTGTGCTGGGCCTGCTGGCAGACCAGACCCGAACGCTCAGCAGGAAGGCGGTCACGGTGGGACTGATCGTGCCTGATGCGGCGCTGGCACAGCATCTCGACTTCGTGACCGTGCATTCCTACGCCGCGCCCGGCCAGACAGCCACTCTCCTCCAGAGCGCCAAAAAACTTCAGCGTCCGGTTCTGCTGGAAGAATTCGGCTACCACACCCAGGCCAACAAATTGCCCGATCCACACACCGAGGCCGATCAGGCCTGGCACTACCGGCAGACCCTGGACCTGAGCGCCAGGGAGCGGGTGGGCTGGCTGGCCTGGACGCTGTTCGATCTGCCCAAAGGGGCCGTTCCGGGCAACAGGCCAGTCGAGCGGCACCTGGGCATGCTGCGGGGCGACGGCACGGAAAAACCTGCCGCTTTGGTGGTCATGGGGGGCAGGCCAGCGCCCCCGGATGGTCTGACCGGCTGA